In a single window of the Streptomyces cinnabarinus genome:
- a CDS encoding DUF305 domain-containing protein: MKHVGWVAGAAAAVLVAAGAITYAVADGEGTAASPTADSADAGFARDMAVHHQQAVEMSYIVRDRTDDTEVRRLAYDIAQTQANQRGMLLGWLDLWELPKVSSDPPMTWMDMGSMASGEDGALMPGMATNTELKKLEKLSGKQAEVFYLQLMTDHHKGGIHMAEACVKRCEVKVETRLATTMVNGQESEIALMAGMLKDRGAKARP, from the coding sequence ATGAAGCACGTCGGGTGGGTCGCGGGAGCCGCGGCGGCGGTGCTCGTCGCGGCCGGCGCGATCACCTACGCCGTCGCCGACGGCGAGGGGACCGCCGCGTCCCCCACCGCCGACTCCGCGGACGCCGGGTTCGCGCGGGACATGGCGGTGCACCACCAGCAGGCCGTGGAGATGTCGTACATCGTGCGCGACCGCACCGACGACACCGAGGTGCGGCGGCTCGCGTACGACATCGCGCAGACGCAGGCCAACCAGCGCGGGATGCTGCTGGGCTGGCTGGATCTGTGGGAGCTGCCGAAGGTGTCCTCGGATCCGCCGATGACCTGGATGGACATGGGCTCCATGGCCTCCGGCGAGGACGGCGCGCTGATGCCGGGCATGGCGACCAACACCGAGCTGAAGAAGCTGGAGAAACTCAGCGGCAAGCAGGCCGAGGTGTTCTACCTCCAGCTGATGACCGACCACCACAAGGGCGGCATCCACATGGCCGAGGCCTGTGTGAAGCGGTGCGAGGTGAAGGTCGAGACGCGGCTCGCGACGACCATGGTCAACGGCCAGGAGTCGGAGATCGCGCTGATGGCGGGGATGCTGAAGGACCGGGGCGCGAAGGCCCGGCCGTAG
- a CDS encoding DUF3105 domain-containing protein, with protein sequence MGSAKKSNAERKARIEEMRRAEQARERRNRILTIGASVTVVVALVVGAVVLVQSQDDNDTASDSKTTGSLVAGADGVSTWKGGKLSQTHVEKKVKYPVEPPVGGDHNPVWQNCNGDVYTEAVANENAVHSLEHGAVWVTYTSKAKKADVEALAAKVKQTPYTLMSPYEDQKSPIMLSAWGAQRAVTGADDANLGKFFEKYVQGEQTPEPGAACTGGKAE encoded by the coding sequence ATGGGATCCGCCAAGAAGAGCAACGCGGAGCGCAAAGCCCGCATAGAAGAGATGCGGCGCGCCGAGCAGGCTCGCGAGCGCCGCAACCGGATCCTCACGATCGGCGCCAGTGTGACGGTGGTCGTCGCCCTGGTCGTCGGCGCGGTCGTGCTGGTGCAGTCGCAGGACGACAACGACACCGCGTCCGACTCCAAGACCACCGGCTCCCTGGTGGCGGGCGCCGACGGCGTGAGCACCTGGAAGGGCGGCAAGCTCTCCCAGACCCACGTGGAGAAGAAGGTGAAGTACCCGGTCGAGCCCCCGGTCGGCGGCGACCACAACCCGGTCTGGCAGAACTGCAACGGCGACGTCTACACCGAGGCCGTGGCGAACGAGAACGCGGTGCACTCGCTGGAGCACGGCGCGGTCTGGGTGACGTACACCAGCAAGGCCAAGAAGGCCGACGTGGAGGCGCTCGCGGCGAAGGTGAAGCAGACGCCGTACACGCTGATGAGCCCCTACGAGGACCAGAAGTCGCCGATCATGCTGTCGGCGTGGGGTGCGCAGCGCGCGGTGACGGGCGCGGACGACGCGAACCTCGGCAAGTTCTTCGAGAAGTACGTGCAGGGCGAGCAGACGCCGGAGCCGGGCGCCGCGTGCACGGGCGGTAAGGCGGAGTGA
- a CDS encoding RrF2 family transcriptional regulator → MRLLRSTDLALRILMRLAVSEGTTPTTREVAADMDVPYTHAAKVVAELQHQGLVDARRGRGGGLALTERGRTASVGAVARSFEGDGDVVDCEGGTAPCPLSSACRLRGALRRAQEAFFASLDPLTIGDMVGAPTGPLLLEIGRAPS, encoded by the coding sequence ATGCGGCTGCTGCGCTCCACCGACCTCGCCCTGCGGATCCTGATGCGACTCGCCGTGTCCGAAGGAACCACGCCGACCACGCGTGAGGTCGCCGCGGACATGGACGTGCCGTACACGCACGCCGCGAAGGTGGTCGCCGAGCTCCAGCACCAGGGACTGGTCGACGCCCGCCGCGGCCGGGGCGGCGGGCTGGCGCTCACCGAGCGGGGGCGTACGGCGTCCGTGGGCGCGGTGGCGCGGTCCTTCGAGGGCGACGGTGACGTCGTCGACTGCGAGGGCGGTACCGCCCCCTGTCCGCTGAGCTCCGCCTGCCGGCTGCGCGGTGCCCTGCGGCGGGCCCAGGAGGCGTTCTTCGCCTCCCTGGACCCGCTCACCATCGGCGACATGGTCGGCGCGCCGACGGGACCGCTGCTGCTGGAGATCGGCCGGGCGCCGTCGTAG
- a CDS encoding globin domain-containing protein, translated as MLSVQSAATVRATLPAVGANLDAITERFYAGMFAARPELLRDLFNRGNQAAGTQRQALAGSIAAFATYLIDHPDDRPDAMLARIAHKHASLGVAPEQYGIVHEHLFAAIVDVLGEAVTPEVAAAWDEVYWLMANALIAVEKRLYEESREPVWRNWEVVERVAETADVVTFRLRPSDGGPVADFRAGQYVSVRVQLPDGARQIRQYSLSGAPDSTLRQISVKRVAEDAGSPAGEVSEHLHARVAEGAVLELSAPYGDLVLGPDADRPLLLASAGIGVTPMIAMLAQLAQDGRDCPVTVLHGDRSPAAHALRADQETYAAKLPEARVHYWYEEDAPEDARTGLVDLTDIAVAPGTRAYLCGPLPFMRTVRTQLIGKGVAPADIHYEVFGPDLWLTQG; from the coding sequence ATGCTGTCCGTACAGTCCGCCGCCACCGTCCGCGCGACCCTCCCCGCCGTGGGTGCCAACCTGGACGCGATCACCGAGCGCTTCTACGCCGGGATGTTCGCCGCCCGCCCCGAACTGCTGCGCGACCTCTTCAACCGCGGCAACCAGGCGGCCGGCACCCAGCGCCAGGCCCTCGCCGGCTCCATAGCCGCCTTCGCGACGTACTTGATAGACCACCCGGACGACCGGCCCGACGCGATGCTCGCCCGCATCGCCCACAAGCACGCCTCCCTCGGCGTCGCCCCCGAGCAGTACGGCATCGTCCACGAGCACCTCTTCGCCGCCATCGTCGACGTCCTCGGCGAGGCCGTCACGCCCGAGGTCGCGGCCGCCTGGGACGAGGTCTACTGGCTGATGGCGAACGCCCTGATCGCCGTGGAGAAGCGGCTGTACGAGGAGTCCCGTGAGCCGGTCTGGCGGAACTGGGAGGTCGTGGAGCGGGTCGCGGAGACGGCCGACGTGGTCACCTTCCGGCTGCGCCCCTCCGACGGCGGCCCGGTGGCCGACTTCCGCGCGGGCCAGTACGTCTCGGTCCGCGTCCAGCTCCCGGACGGCGCCCGGCAGATACGGCAGTACAGCCTGTCCGGGGCGCCGGACTCCACGCTGCGCCAGATCAGCGTGAAGCGGGTGGCCGAGGACGCCGGCTCCCCGGCGGGCGAGGTCTCCGAGCACCTGCACGCGCGCGTGGCGGAGGGCGCCGTACTGGAGCTGTCCGCCCCCTACGGCGACCTGGTCCTCGGCCCGGACGCCGACCGGCCGCTGCTGCTGGCCTCCGCGGGCATCGGCGTCACCCCGATGATCGCCATGCTGGCCCAGCTGGCCCAGGACGGCCGCGACTGCCCGGTCACCGTCCTGCACGGCGACCGCTCCCCGGCCGCCCACGCCCTGCGCGCCGACCAGGAGACCTACGCGGCCAAGCTCCCCGAGGCGCGGGTGCACTACTGGTACGAGGAGGACGCCCCCGAGGACGCCCGCACCGGCCTGGTCGACCTCACGGACATCGCCGTGGCACCCGGCACGCGCGCGTACCTGTGCGGCCCGCTCCCCTTCATGCGGACCGTCCGCACCCAGCTGATCGGCAAGGGAGTGGCGCCCGCGGACATTCACTACGAGGTCTTCGGCCCCGACCTCTGGCTCACCCAGGGCTGA
- the glnA gene encoding type I glutamate--ammonia ligase: MDKQQEFVLRTLEERDIRFVRLWFTDVLGFLKSVAVAPAELEQAFDEGIGFDGSAIEGFARVYESDMIAKPDPSTFQVLPWRAETPGTARMFCDILMPDGSPSFADPRYVLKRALARTSDLGFTFYTHPEIEFFLLKDRPLDGSRPTPADNSGYFDHTPTNVGMDFRRQAITMLESMGISVEFSHHEGAPGQQEIDLRYADALSTADNIMTFRLVMKQVALEQGVQATFMPKPFSEHPGSGMHTHLSLFEGDRNAFYESGSEYQLSKVGRSFIAGLLKHAAEISAVTNQWVNSYKRIWGGSERTAGAGGEAPSYICWGHNNRSALVRVPMYKPGKTGSARVEVRSLDSGANPYLAYALLLAAGLKGIEEGYELPPGAEDDVWALSDAERRAMGIEPLPQNLGEALTLMERSDLVAETLGEHVFDFFLRNKRSEWEEYRSEVTAFELRKNLPVL, from the coding sequence ATGGACAAGCAGCAGGAGTTCGTGCTCCGTACGTTGGAGGAGCGGGACATCCGGTTCGTACGCCTGTGGTTCACGGACGTGCTGGGCTTCCTCAAGTCCGTCGCCGTGGCCCCGGCCGAGCTTGAGCAGGCCTTCGACGAGGGCATCGGCTTCGACGGCTCGGCCATCGAGGGCTTCGCCCGCGTATACGAGTCCGACATGATTGCCAAGCCGGACCCCTCCACCTTCCAGGTCCTGCCCTGGCGCGCGGAGACCCCCGGCACCGCCCGCATGTTCTGCGACATCCTCATGCCGGACGGCTCCCCATCCTTCGCGGACCCGCGCTACGTCCTCAAGCGCGCCCTGGCCCGCACCTCCGACCTGGGCTTCACCTTCTACACCCACCCGGAGATCGAGTTCTTCCTGCTGAAGGACCGCCCGCTGGACGGCTCCCGCCCCACCCCCGCCGACAACTCGGGCTACTTCGACCACACCCCGACCAACGTCGGCATGGACTTCCGCCGCCAGGCGATCACCATGCTGGAGTCGATGGGCATCTCGGTGGAGTTCTCCCACCACGAGGGCGCGCCGGGCCAGCAGGAGATCGACCTGCGCTATGCGGACGCGCTCTCCACGGCGGACAACATCATGACGTTCCGTCTGGTCATGAAGCAGGTGGCGCTGGAGCAGGGCGTACAGGCGACGTTCATGCCGAAGCCGTTCTCGGAGCACCCGGGCTCCGGCATGCACACCCACCTCTCCCTCTTCGAGGGCGACCGCAACGCGTTCTACGAGTCCGGCTCGGAGTACCAGCTCTCCAAGGTCGGCCGCTCCTTCATCGCGGGCCTGCTCAAGCACGCCGCCGAGATCTCCGCGGTCACCAACCAGTGGGTGAACTCCTACAAGCGCATCTGGGGCGGCTCGGAGCGCACGGCGGGCGCGGGCGGCGAGGCGCCGTCGTACATCTGCTGGGGCCACAACAACCGCTCGGCGCTGGTCCGGGTCCCGATGTACAAGCCCGGCAAGACCGGCTCGGCCCGCGTCGAGGTCCGCTCCCTGGACTCCGGCGCCAACCCCTACCTGGCGTACGCGCTGCTGCTGGCCGCGGGCCTGAAGGGCATCGAGGAGGGCTACGAACTCCCGCCGGGCGCCGAGGACGACGTCTGGGCCCTGTCCGACGCCGAGCGCCGCGCGATGGGCATCGAGCCCCTGCCGCAGAACCTCGGCGAGGCCCTCACCCTCATGGAGCGCAGCGACCTGGTCGCCGAGACCCTCGGCGAGCACGTCTTCGACTTCTTCCTGCGCAACAAGCGCTCGGAGTGGGAGGAGTACCGCTCCGAGGTCACGGCGTTCGAGCTGCGGAAGAACCTGCCGGTGCTGTAA
- a CDS encoding macro domain-containing protein: MATNQSLAVFRSRRGWTVLSVHFSIAFAALAGVVQLILTVRPVSLLQGADTLLGIAALSCCWALARSLPREAVEHGFKNPDFSVVVKVGDLFDEPSDLVIGFTDVFDTDTEDDSIIAPRTVQGQLLARVFDGDVPALDAALMSSLSGARVCEAESRESKPKGKLDRYPVGTVAVVPHGGSRFYCVAYSHMSNDLIAQSSVDSIWQSLGNLWSAIGAHGHLEPVAVPILGSDLAKVGSLGRESLLKMIILSFVAASRASLVSRQLTVVVHPDDADEVNLLEVRAFLTSL; encoded by the coding sequence TTGGCGACGAATCAGTCGCTCGCCGTATTTCGCTCACGCCGAGGGTGGACTGTCCTCTCCGTACATTTCTCGATCGCCTTCGCCGCTCTGGCCGGAGTCGTGCAGCTGATACTGACGGTCAGGCCGGTTTCCCTGCTGCAGGGAGCCGACACACTGTTAGGGATCGCCGCCCTCTCGTGCTGCTGGGCGCTGGCGAGGTCGCTCCCCCGTGAAGCGGTCGAGCACGGCTTCAAGAACCCCGACTTCTCCGTGGTGGTGAAGGTGGGGGATCTGTTCGACGAGCCGTCCGACCTGGTGATCGGTTTCACTGATGTCTTCGACACCGATACCGAGGACGACAGCATCATCGCGCCGAGAACTGTGCAAGGTCAGCTGCTGGCAAGAGTGTTCGACGGGGATGTCCCGGCTCTGGACGCGGCTCTCATGTCGTCACTTAGCGGTGCCCGGGTGTGCGAGGCGGAAAGCAGGGAGAGCAAGCCGAAGGGAAAGCTCGACCGGTATCCGGTGGGCACCGTGGCCGTCGTGCCGCACGGGGGCAGCCGGTTTTACTGCGTCGCCTACTCGCACATGAGCAATGACCTGATCGCGCAGTCGAGCGTCGATTCGATCTGGCAGAGCCTCGGCAACCTCTGGTCCGCCATCGGCGCACATGGTCATCTCGAACCCGTGGCGGTTCCGATCCTGGGCTCGGACCTCGCGAAAGTGGGAAGTCTGGGGCGCGAGAGCCTGCTCAAGATGATCATTCTTTCGTTTGTGGCCGCGTCGCGGGCAAGCCTGGTCTCCCGCCAACTGACCGTGGTCGTCCATCCGGACGACGCGGACGAGGTGAACCTGCTCGAAGTGCGGGCGTTCCTCACCTCGCTCTGA
- a CDS encoding MFS transporter produces the protein MPLALLALAIGAFGIGTTEFVMMGLLPDVAADLGISIPSAGHLVSAYALGVVIGAPLLAAATARMSRRKVLIGLMALFVAGNALSALAPDHGWLLAARFLSGLPHGAFFGVGAVVATSLVAPERKARSVSLMFLGLTVANVVGVPVATLMGQHLGWRATFLGVSAIGVAAIASLALLIPRDGGTAPSHGLRGELAALRSLPVWLALGTTVAGFAALFAAYSYVTPMLTDAAGYTDAGVTLLLALFGVGATVGNLLGGRLADHAMRATLFGGLASMVLVLSLFPLLMSTAWSAAVAVVLLGAAAFVTGSPLQLMVMEKASAAPSLASSANQAAFNLANAGGAWIGGVALAAGFGVTSPAVAGAGLAVLGLGVAGAAYAVDRRRAPASGRERVVAGHLPQAAEAVRS, from the coding sequence ATGCCCCTGGCCCTGCTCGCCCTGGCCATCGGTGCCTTCGGCATCGGCACCACCGAGTTCGTGATGATGGGCCTGCTGCCCGACGTCGCGGCCGACCTCGGCATCTCCATCCCCAGCGCCGGTCACCTGGTCTCGGCGTACGCGCTCGGCGTCGTCATCGGCGCCCCACTGCTCGCCGCCGCCACCGCCCGGATGTCCCGCCGCAAGGTCCTGATCGGCCTGATGGCACTCTTCGTGGCGGGCAACGCGCTGTCCGCCCTCGCCCCCGACCACGGCTGGCTGCTCGCTGCCCGCTTCCTGAGCGGACTGCCGCACGGCGCCTTCTTCGGTGTCGGCGCGGTCGTCGCGACGAGCCTGGTCGCACCGGAGCGCAAGGCCCGCTCGGTCTCCCTGATGTTCCTGGGCCTGACTGTCGCCAACGTCGTGGGCGTCCCCGTCGCCACGCTCATGGGCCAGCACCTGGGCTGGCGTGCCACCTTCCTCGGCGTGAGCGCGATCGGCGTCGCCGCGATCGCCTCCCTGGCCCTGCTGATCCCGCGCGACGGCGGGACCGCCCCCTCCCACGGCCTGCGCGGCGAACTGGCCGCCCTGCGCTCCCTCCCCGTCTGGCTGGCCCTCGGCACCACGGTGGCGGGCTTCGCCGCACTGTTCGCGGCGTACAGCTACGTGACCCCGATGCTGACGGACGCGGCCGGGTACACCGACGCCGGCGTCACCCTGCTGCTCGCGCTGTTCGGCGTCGGCGCGACGGTCGGCAACCTGCTGGGCGGCCGCCTGGCGGACCACGCGATGCGCGCGACGCTTTTCGGCGGGCTGGCGTCGATGGTCCTGGTCCTTTCCCTCTTCCCGCTGCTGATGTCCACGGCGTGGAGCGCGGCGGTGGCGGTGGTCCTGCTGGGCGCGGCGGCGTTCGTGACCGGTTCCCCCCTCCAGCTGATGGTCATGGAGAAGGCGTCGGCAGCCCCCTCGCTGGCCTCCTCCGCCAACCAGGCCGCCTTCAACCTGGCCAACGCCGGGGGCGCCTGGATCGGCGGCGTCGCCCTGGCGGCGGGCTTCGGCGTGACGTCCCCGGCGGTTGCGGGGGCGGGCCTGGCGGTGCTGGGGCTCGGGGTCGCCGGAGCGGCGTACGCGGTGGACCGGCGGCGGGCTCCCGCGTCCGGGCGGGAACGAGTCGTCGCGGGGCATCTGCCGCAGGCCGCGGAGGCGGTGCGATCCTGA
- a CDS encoding endonuclease/exonuclease/phosphatase family protein, translating into MAQQAYMTETDSGGSGPERRGNRFRRLLERLFTGWRGDPRIWRRGIVTAAFAALLALVMLLHAHIPNRIGNLGSLTETFLPWLGLFVPLLLVIGLVRKSATALIAMVLPAVVWLNLFGGLLTDKTSSGGDLTIATHNVNADNPDPAKTARDVAASGADVVALEELTATAVPVYEKALLATYKYHSVQGTVGLWSKYPLSGVKSVDIKLGWTRAMRAAVSTPSGEVAVYVAHLPSVRVKMEAGFTARQRDKSADALGEAIADEKLPRSVLLGDLNGTMNDRALNAVTSQMRSTQGAAGSGFGFSWPASFPMARIDQILVKGIEPVTSWTLPETGSDHLPVAARVKVDTTAS; encoded by the coding sequence ATGGCGCAGCAGGCGTACATGACGGAGACGGACAGCGGCGGCTCGGGACCAGAGCGCCGGGGAAACCGGTTCCGGCGTCTGCTGGAGCGGCTCTTCACCGGCTGGCGCGGTGACCCGCGGATCTGGCGCCGGGGCATCGTCACCGCCGCCTTCGCAGCACTGCTCGCCCTGGTCATGCTGCTGCACGCGCACATCCCCAACCGCATCGGCAACCTCGGCAGCCTCACCGAGACCTTCCTGCCGTGGCTCGGTCTGTTCGTGCCGCTGCTGCTGGTCATCGGCCTGGTGCGCAAGTCGGCGACCGCGCTGATCGCGATGGTGCTGCCCGCGGTCGTCTGGCTGAACCTCTTCGGCGGGCTGCTCACCGACAAGACCTCCTCGGGCGGCGACCTCACCATCGCCACGCACAACGTCAACGCCGACAACCCCGACCCCGCCAAAACCGCCCGTGACGTGGCCGCCTCCGGGGCGGACGTGGTGGCGCTGGAGGAGCTGACCGCGACGGCGGTGCCGGTGTACGAGAAGGCGCTGTTGGCGACGTACAAGTACCACTCGGTGCAGGGCACGGTCGGGCTGTGGAGCAAGTACCCGCTGAGTGGGGTGAAGTCCGTCGACATCAAGCTCGGCTGGACCCGCGCCATGCGCGCCGCTGTCAGCACGCCGTCCGGCGAGGTCGCGGTCTACGTCGCCCATCTCCCGTCGGTGCGCGTGAAGATGGAGGCCGGGTTCACCGCCCGCCAGCGCGACAAGAGCGCGGACGCGCTGGGCGAGGCCATCGCCGACGAGAAGCTGCCGCGGAGCGTGCTGCTCGGCGATCTGAACGGCACGATGAACGACCGCGCGCTGAACGCCGTCACCTCCCAGATGCGCTCCACGCAGGGTGCGGCGGGCAGTGGGTTCGGGTTCAGCTGGCCGGCCTCGTTCCCGATGGCGCGGATCGACCAGATCCTGGTGAAGGGCATCGAGCCGGTCACCTCGTGGACGCTGCCGGAGACCGGGAGCGACCATCTGCCGGTCGCGGCGCGTGTGAAGGTCGACACAACGGCCTCGTAA
- a CDS encoding TetR/AcrR family transcriptional regulator — protein sequence MEGTHVNLADSQTGPVRGRPRSEAVERAIIEGVMKLLEEGVPLAELSIERIARTAGVGKATIYRRWSGKEELFVDVVRAAEPPDAELPGTSMRDDLVVLLESLRQRGLLSRSSAILHNVHAQMKSSPKVWTAYHTLVVAPRRRLGVEVLRRGQRNGELREDVDVELLNDLFVGPMLLRSVMRPDADLPDGLSEQIVDTLLEGLRPVSSPPL from the coding sequence ATGGAAGGGACGCACGTGAACCTCGCCGACAGCCAGACCGGTCCGGTCCGGGGCCGCCCCCGGAGCGAGGCCGTGGAGCGCGCCATCATCGAGGGCGTGATGAAGCTGCTGGAGGAGGGCGTGCCGCTCGCGGAGCTCTCCATCGAGCGGATCGCCCGCACCGCCGGTGTCGGCAAGGCCACCATCTACCGTCGCTGGAGCGGCAAGGAGGAGCTGTTCGTCGACGTCGTACGGGCCGCCGAACCGCCCGACGCCGAACTGCCCGGCACCTCCATGCGCGACGACCTGGTCGTCCTGCTGGAGTCGCTCCGGCAGCGCGGACTGCTCAGCCGTTCCTCGGCGATCCTGCACAACGTCCACGCCCAGATGAAGAGCAGCCCCAAGGTCTGGACGGCGTACCACACCCTCGTCGTCGCGCCCCGGCGCCGGCTCGGCGTCGAGGTGCTGCGCCGCGGCCAGCGCAACGGCGAGCTGCGCGAGGACGTCGATGTGGAACTCCTCAACGACCTGTTCGTGGGCCCGATGCTGCTGCGCTCCGTGATGCGCCCGGACGCGGATCTGCCGGACGGTCTGTCGGAGCAGATCGTCGACACCCTGCTGGAAGGGCTACGGCCCGTCAGTTCGCCTCCCCTGTAG